From Abiotrophia defectiva ATCC 49176:
ATTCGTGGATTTCCACGTTAGCCCCATCTTCAGTCCCTAAGGTCAAGGCCCCGTTCAACATGAACTTCATGTTACCAGTACCACTTGCTTCCTTAGAAGCCAAGGAGATTTGCTCAGAAATGTTACATGCTGGAATCAAGTATTGAGCACGTTCCACGTTATAGTTTTCAATCATTACCAATTGTAAGTGTGGGCTTACTTCTGGATCATTGGCAATTACTTCAGACAAGGTCAAGATTAAGTGAATGACATCTTGCGCGATTGTATAAGCTGGTGCAGCCTTCCCACCGAAGAAAACAGTCAATGGGGTTGCTGGAATGTTGCCGGCTTTAATATCTAAGTACTTGTTAATCACATAAAGAGCGTTCATTTGTTGACGCTTGTACTCGTGCATACGCTTGATTTGGATGTCAAAAATAGAGTGCTCGTTAATGTCTACACCTTGCACTTCCTTGAGGTAGTGTTTGAGGTGGAGCTTGTTGTTGAACTTGATAGACTCTAACTTATCTAAGACCGCTTGATCATTGACATAGTTGAGTAAGCCTTCTAATTCAGCAGTGTGGTGCCATTGACGACCAATCAAGGAGTCGATGTAGTCAGACAATTCCTTGTTAGCGTCCATGATCCAACGACGGAAGGTAATCCCGTTGGTCTTGTTGTTGAATTTCTCTGGGTAGATTTCGTAGAAGGCATGTAATTCTGACTTCTTCAAGATGTCTGTATGCAGAGCTGCAACCCCGTTTACAGAGAAGCCGTAGTGGATTGACAAGTGAGCCATGTGAACACGGTCAAATTGGTCGATGATTTGTACTGCGTCGTTATCTGGGAATTGTGCTTTAATACGAGCATCCAAGTTACGGATAATCGCCATCACGTTAGGAATTACTTCTTCCAAGAAGGATACAGGCCATTTTTCTAAGGCTTCAGCCAAGATTGTGTGGTTAGTGAAGGCAGTCATAGAACGAACGATTTCTACTGCTTCATCGAACTCAATCCCGCGTTCGCCTAAGAGACGAATCATTTCTGGGATAACCAAGGCTGGGTGAGTATCGTTAATTTGGATAACTGCGTAGTCTGCCAAGTCGTGTAAGTTGCTGCCCTTAGCGACTGCTTCTTCCAAGATCAATTGAGCCCCGTTAGATACCATGAAGTATTGTTGGTAAATACGTAATACTTCACCTGCGTGGTCAGAATCATCTGGATAGAGGAAGAGGGTCAAGTTCTTCTCGATGTCGTGTTTGTCGAAGGAAATGCCATCTTCAATAATGTCAGAAGTCACGCTGTCTAAGTCGAAGAGACGGAGACGGTTACGTTTGGTTTGTTTGTAACCTAATACGTCGATATCATAAAGGGTAGAATGCAAGGAGAACTTGCGGAAAGGAACAGTATAAGCCTTCTTGCTTTTGATAGTCCAGTCATCACCAGTCAACCAAGCATCTGGAATAGTCGTTTGTTGGTTGTCTTTGAACACTTGACGGAAGAGCCCGAAGTGGTAGTTCAAACCAACCCCGTCCCCGTTGATCCCTAATTTGGTGATAGAGTCAACGAAGCAGGCAGCCAAACGACCCAAGCCCCCGTTACCTAAGGAAGGTTCATTTTCAGCTTGTTCGATATCCATGATAGATTTGCCGTGAGCTTGTAACTCAGCGTTCACTTCATCGTAGATACCTAAGTTCAAGAGGTTGTTGCTCAAGAGCTTCCCGATTAAGAACTCTGCAGAGAAGTAGTAGAGTTTTTTCTTGTCATCGTGAGTTGGTAATTCGCGAGATTTGTCACGCGTAATATCTAAAAGGGCTTTGTAAAGTTCTGCATCGTTACAAGCATCAATTGATTTATTGAAAAGCTTGTTAGTATAGTTTTCTAAAATAGTCATGTTTAACTCCTTATTTTGATTAGGCCGTAAGCCTCAATGATCTTTCTGATTAACAGGTAGGCAAGCAAGAGGTGTTAGAAGAAATCTCCTAACACCGGCCACATTTATTTACGGGTCTTGCTTGGTATTACTTAGTTGTAGGCTTTTTGGCCTTTTTAACTTCAGTAGTCTTAGTTGACTTAGTCTCTCCCGCTACTTCAGCCTCTTCACTTGCTGCCTTGAAGGCAGGATTCAAACGGCAGTAGGTAGTTGTCAACTCCAATAATTCTTCCGCTAATTGGTCAGTCAAAGCATCTGACTTCATACGCCATTTCCAGTTGTTACCTAAGGTAGATGGCACGTTCATACGCGCTTCGTTACCTAAGTTCAACAAGTCTTGCATGGTGTAGATTGCCATCTTGCTGACAGCAGCAGCAATCCCACGGTTGAGGGCATGAGAAACTGTTTCATCTTCCCCACGTCTCATGTAGGCATTGAAGAATTCGCGTGATGCCTCATCAGCTGAATCTTGGAACCAGCCCAAGCCTGTTTCGTTATCGTGGGTTCCCACATAACATACAGAATTATAGACGTAATTGTGAGGTAAATCAACTGAATCCCCTCCGCCAAAACCAAATTGCATGATTTTCATGCCTGGGAAGCCGGTTTCATCCCGCATATCAATTACTTCCTGAGTCATGAAACCTAAATCTTCAGCAATAATCTTCACGTCGCCTAATTCCTTGCGAATAGCACGGAAGAGGTCGCTACCTGGGCCTTTGACCCATTCACCATTGATAGCAGTGGTGTCGCCAAATGGAATTTCCCAGTAGGACTCGAAGCCACGGAAGTGGTCAATCCGGACTACATCGTAGAGCTTGAAGCTTTCCTTAAGGCGAGTAATCCACCAAGCATAACCGTCAGCCTTCATAGCGTCCCAGTTATAGATTGGGTTACCCCAGAGTTGGCCGTCAGCGGTAAAGGCATCTGGTGGGCAACCAGCAACAACACTTGGTTGGTGATCTTTAGATGTCTTGAAGTAATGTGGGGTCATCCACATTTCAACACTATCCGCTGCAACATAGATTGGCATGTCCCCAATAATCTCAATGTGTTGAGCATTGGCATATTTCTTAAGTGCCTGCCATTGGATGTTGAAGAAGTATTGTACTACCCGGTGGTAGGTCAACACATCCGCTAATTGTTGACGCAAATGAACGATGGTCGCTTCATCGCGCAAGGTAGCTTTTGGATCCCATTGGAACCATGGCTTAAGATCATAGTGCTCCTTGATCGCCATGTATTCACAGTAAGGCTCCAACCATTCATAGTTGTCCGCCAAGAATTGTTGGTAGTCCTTCTTGTCAGCTTTAGCCAAGAAGTTAGCGACTGCCTTTTCCAAGATTGGACGACGTTCTGTATAGACCTTGGCATAGTCCACATATTCTGGATGGTCACCGAAGTCTACCCCAGCATAATCAGCTTCTGTCAGCCAGCCCGCTTCAACTAGGAGATCCAAGTCGATAAAGTGAGTGTTGCCGGCAAAGGCAGAGAATGATTGATAAGGGGAGTCTCCATAAGACGTGGTCCCTAGAGGCAAAATTTGCCAGTATTGTTGGCCTGTTTTTGCCAGAAAATCGACAAAATCATAGGCTGATTGCCCGAAAGACCCAATCCCAAACTTAGATGGGAGAGATGATATATGAAGGAGTACGCCACTCGTACGTTGCATACCCAAACCTCCTTTGCATATTTTCTTTTTTGACAACTCTAATTATACGCAAACGGTATGCAAGTGCAATGCCTTTGCCTGATGTTCTCGGTATCAGAATATCAGTCATTAGAACTGGTTTCAAACCTTACAAGCAAATCCCTTGTTTCCTAGGATTAGAGGGCTTACAATAACCCTAAAGATCATTTATTAGAGGAGGATTAATTTATGAGCCAACCTACCCTATTTTTTAGTGACAAATGCCCCGATACCCAAGCTTTTGTAGCTGGACTTGAAGCTCGTGGTATCCGCTATGATGCAGTCAATATTACGAATTCCATGCGGGAACTCAAGGCCTTTCTCCACTTACGTGATAGCCGACCAGAGTTTCAAGCTGTTAAAGATGGCGCAAGAGTGGGCGTCCCTGTATTACTTAAGGAAGACGGCAGCCTCCATTTTAGCTTGGACAGCCTCTAAGCTAACTTCCTATATCAAAAAAACTGGGACTTATGTCCCAGTTTTTTAGTATTGGCGATAGTAACGGCGGTGGCCGTCGATTTTATCTAAGACAAAGCCTGCTTCCTGGCTTTGGCGAGCTACTTGATAGTCCGCTTCTTGTGGCAAGCGCTGAGAAAAAATCCGCTCGTAGTCTTGGACTGCTAGGGCTTGTCGGCGCTCCAGGTGGGCCTTCAAAGCTTCCAGATCCAAGGCCTGTCTAAAGTCTTCTTGTAGTGTCCCAGAGAAGAGTTCGGCGACCGCGCCTGAACCATAGGAGAAGAGTCCCAGGCTGTCCCCTGCTGCTAAATCCTCTACTTGCGTCAAATAGGACAGGAGGCTGAGATAGAGGGAGCCGGTGTAAATATTGCCCACCTGACGCCCCAAACGCGTAGCCGGTTCATAGGCTGCCTGCCAACGCTCAATTAGACTGGCATCCAAGCTTCCTTTTTGAGCCAAGGCATCCAAGGCCTTCTTGCCCATCTTGGTAAATGGCAAGTGGAAGACCACATTGCGCCAGTTTTCAGGCGACAAACCTGCTTGTTTGGCCGATGCCATGACCTGACAGAAGCAATCTTGGTAGAGTTCAGTCGAGAATTTGCCATCTACTAGTGCCACGTCAGAATAAGATGGGCGCCAGAAATCGAATTGATTATCAGTATAAGAAATAGACTGGCTATCCAAGGCCAAAATCCGCGGATTAGCAGAGATAAGGAGGGCTACTGCCCCAGCTCCTTGCGTAGGCTCACCTGGCGTGCCGAGACCGTAGCGGGCGATGTCGGTTGCCACTACCAGGATCTTACGGTCTGGTCGTAGGCGAACGTAGTCACAGGCCGACTGGAGGCCTGCTGTCGCCCCGTAGCAGGCTTGCTTGATTTCATAGGCCTTACAATAGGGTTGTAAATCCAATAATTCGTGTAAGTAGCTAGCTACTGACTTGGAATAGTCAAAAGCCGATTCAGTCCCGACAATAACTTGGTCAATAGCTAAACGGTCATGCTCATCTAAGATGCTAGCTGCCGCATTGGCCGCCATCGCGACCACATCTTGGTCTAGGGGTGGCACGGCCATCTTGTCTTGGCCAATACCAATCGTGTATTTACTTGGCTCAACGCCGCGGGCTTGAGCTAATTCAGTCATTTCAATATAGTATTGGGGCACATAGAGCCCGATTTTGTCTATACCGACAGTTACGGTCATCTTTTATCACCTATATTCCTAATTTGTCACGCTTATTGTACCACGAAAAGCGCGCCTTTAACTTAAAGGCGCGCTAACTTAATAAATTTTTTAACTTCCCTCTTGGCTGCGTAACTGGGCCAAGACTTGCTCAGCTAAAGTACGATTCATAGCAGGGGCCTGACGCAAGGCCTTAACTAGGGCAGGCACTTCCTCTAGGCTGGCACCGACTTGAAGGGCCAAGGACCGGGCTTGCAAGGCCATATGGCCCTTTTGAATGCCGTCAGTCACTAGGGCTCTCAAGGCAGCAAAGTTCTGGGCTAGGCCGACTGCTGCAATGATTTGGGCCAGTTCACGAGCATTGGGCTTGCCTAAGATAGCTAGGGCCAATTGGGCAGTTGGATGGACTGCTAGAGTCCCGCCAACGGTCGCAAGGGACAAGGGCAGGGTTAATTCCCCTTCTAGTCTGGCTTGGTCAGCGGAAAGGGTCCATTGACTGAGCCCCCGATATTGACCATCCCGGGCCGCATGGGCGTGGACACCAGCTTCCACCGCTCGCCAGTCATTACCGGTGGCAAGCAAGACCGCATCTACCCCATTCATAATACCCTTATTATGGGTCACCGCCCGACGTGGATCCAACTGGGCCACGCGACTGGCCTGACTCAAGCGTTTGGCCAGGGTCAAGGCTTGCTCTGGATTGGCGTGAAGCTGGGAAACAGACAGACTCACTTGAGCTTTAACTAGGAGCTTATCGCCATGGTTGGAAAGAATCCGCAGGAGGGCTTGGCCACCTAGGCTGGCTGCCACTTCAGGCGCTAGGGCCTCTAGGACCGTATTCATGACATTGGCGCCCATGGCGTCACAGGGATCCAGGCTCAAATAGACACAGAGAAAATCGCCCTGGTCGTCCCCGTAGCTATCAGCCCATAAATCGCAAGGCCCGCCACCACGAGCCACCATGCTAGGACAGGCTGCCCTTGCTAGGTCTAGCCAGTGGTCTTTTTGCACCGAAACTTGCTCAAGCCCGCTAGCCAGGTCTTCAATATCGGTCAGCACAATCTGACCGATTAGTTGGCGACTCAAAACCTGAGACTGGATATTACCTAGGCGTTTGCCCCCGTTGCTAGCGGCAGCCACCACACTAGGCTCTTCAATGGCCATGGGCACCACATAGTCCCGACCATTAATTTTGAAGGTTGGAGCCAGACCAAAAGGCAGACTATAATTGCCCACATAGTTCTCAATCAACTGGTTAGCCACTGACTCTGGCAAG
This genomic window contains:
- a CDS encoding glycogen/starch/alpha-glucan phosphorylase, whose protein sequence is MTILENYTNKLFNKSIDACNDAELYKALLDITRDKSRELPTHDDKKKLYYFSAEFLIGKLLSNNLLNLGIYDEVNAELQAHGKSIMDIEQAENEPSLGNGGLGRLAACFVDSITKLGINGDGVGLNYHFGLFRQVFKDNQQTTIPDAWLTGDDWTIKSKKAYTVPFRKFSLHSTLYDIDVLGYKQTKRNRLRLFDLDSVTSDIIEDGISFDKHDIEKNLTLFLYPDDSDHAGEVLRIYQQYFMVSNGAQLILEEAVAKGSNLHDLADYAVIQINDTHPALVIPEMIRLLGERGIEFDEAVEIVRSMTAFTNHTILAEALEKWPVSFLEEVIPNVMAIIRNLDARIKAQFPDNDAVQIIDQFDRVHMAHLSIHYGFSVNGVAALHTDILKKSELHAFYEIYPEKFNNKTNGITFRRWIMDANKELSDYIDSLIGRQWHHTAELEGLLNYVNDQAVLDKLESIKFNNKLHLKHYLKEVQGVDINEHSIFDIQIKRMHEYKRQQMNALYVINKYLDIKAGNIPATPLTVFFGGKAAPAYTIAQDVIHLILTLSEVIANDPEVSPHLQLVMIENYNVERAQYLIPACNISEQISLASKEASGTGNMKFMLNGALTLGTEDGANVEIHELVGDDNIYIFGKHSDEIIKLYETQGYVARDYYEHDAIRPLVDFIVSDKMLAAGNEERLSRLHHELISKDWFMTLIDLEEYIQVKEKMLADYENRTEWNKKALINIAKAGFFSSDRTIAEYNRDIWHLKENRVEID
- the malQ gene encoding 4-alpha-glucanotransferase; this encodes MQRTSGVLLHISSLPSKFGIGSFGQSAYDFVDFLAKTGQQYWQILPLGTTSYGDSPYQSFSAFAGNTHFIDLDLLVEAGWLTEADYAGVDFGDHPEYVDYAKVYTERRPILEKAVANFLAKADKKDYQQFLADNYEWLEPYCEYMAIKEHYDLKPWFQWDPKATLRDEATIVHLRQQLADVLTYHRVVQYFFNIQWQALKKYANAQHIEIIGDMPIYVAADSVEMWMTPHYFKTSKDHQPSVVAGCPPDAFTADGQLWGNPIYNWDAMKADGYAWWITRLKESFKLYDVVRIDHFRGFESYWEIPFGDTTAINGEWVKGPGSDLFRAIRKELGDVKIIAEDLGFMTQEVIDMRDETGFPGMKIMQFGFGGGDSVDLPHNYVYNSVCYVGTHDNETGLGWFQDSADEASREFFNAYMRRGEDETVSHALNRGIAAAVSKMAIYTMQDLLNLGNEARMNVPSTLGNNWKWRMKSDALTDQLAEELLELTTTYCRLNPAFKAASEEAEVAGETKSTKTTEVKKAKKPTTK
- a CDS encoding hydroxymethylglutaryl-CoA synthase, giving the protein MTVTVGIDKIGLYVPQYYIEMTELAQARGVEPSKYTIGIGQDKMAVPPLDQDVVAMAANAAASILDEHDRLAIDQVIVGTESAFDYSKSVASYLHELLDLQPYCKAYEIKQACYGATAGLQSACDYVRLRPDRKILVVATDIARYGLGTPGEPTQGAGAVALLISANPRILALDSQSISYTDNQFDFWRPSYSDVALVDGKFSTELYQDCFCQVMASAKQAGLSPENWRNVVFHLPFTKMGKKALDALAQKGSLDASLIERWQAAYEPATRLGRQVGNIYTGSLYLSLLSYLTQVEDLAAGDSLGLFSYGSGAVAELFSGTLQEDFRQALDLEALKAHLERRQALAVQDYERIFSQRLPQEADYQVARQSQEAGFVLDKIDGHRRYYRQY
- a CDS encoding hydroxymethylglutaryl-CoA reductase, degradative, with amino-acid sequence MPADFGGFYQKEISQRRAILATYLEEEGHGQALETALALPESVANQLIENYVGNYSLPFGLAPTFKINGRDYVVPMAIEEPSVVAAASNGGKRLGNIQSQVLSRQLIGQIVLTDIEDLASGLEQVSVQKDHWLDLARAACPSMVARGGGPCDLWADSYGDDQGDFLCVYLSLDPCDAMGANVMNTVLEALAPEVAASLGGQALLRILSNHGDKLLVKAQVSLSVSQLHANPEQALTLAKRLSQASRVAQLDPRRAVTHNKGIMNGVDAVLLATGNDWRAVEAGVHAHAARDGQYRGLSQWTLSADQARLEGELTLPLSLATVGGTLAVHPTAQLALAILGKPNARELAQIIAAVGLAQNFAALRALVTDGIQKGHMALQARSLALQVGASLEEVPALVKALRQAPAMNRTLAEQVLAQLRSQEGS